A segment of the Alphaproteobacteria bacterium genome:
GGCCGCAACGCAAGTGCAGGCGCAGGCGACGGACAGCGATATCGAGACGCGCATTTTTGAGCTTGAGCAACAGCTCATCCTGCTGAAACGGCAGCTCGAGACGCAGGTCAAGCAGGCCCAGCAAGCCGCCGATAAAGCCGCAGCGAGTGCGGATGCGGGCGGCGTGACCGTCAAGATGAAAGGCCCGACGCCAGAGTTTCAGACGGCCGACGGCGCCAGCACCATGAAAATTACAGGCCGCATCCATTACGACACCGCGCTCTACAACCAGGACGGTGTGGGCTCAGGAGAGCAGGACGTGCGCATCGATCCGGATGCCAGCAGCGGCACCAACTTCCGCCGTGCCCGCATCGGCGTGACCGGCAAGATCGAGAACGACTGGCAATACCTATTGATGCTCGATTCTGGCGGCGCGCCGGACAACAATGCCTTTCTTTACGAGGGTTTGATCAGCTATGTCGGCCTCCGGCCGCTGGCGATCAATCTCGGTCGCCACAAGGCGGCGACCGGATTCAACGAGCGCATCAGCTCTAACGACATCAGCTTCATCGAACGCTCTCTCGGTCACACTGTAGCGAGTGGCCCCTTCACGCGGCCGGCCAATGGCCTCTCGGTGAATGCCCACGGCGAGCAATGGTACGTCGATACGGGCATCTGGTACGGCGCCATCAACGACGATGCCGGCGACGATTTCCTATTTTGCAACGGTCGCACCGCCTTCGCGCCGATCAACGACAAGCGAATAATGTTACACTTCGGTACCCATGCCTCGTGGATGATCGAGCCCCAGCAGGTCGCAGCCGGCACCACCGTGACTTGGCGCGACAACCCCGAGTTGCGCGTCGACGGCACGCGCTGGGTCAGCGCCACCAGCAACACCAGCC
Coding sequences within it:
- a CDS encoding porin; its protein translation is MSIRRGTRFIGTTIMVLLLAATQVQAQATDSDIETRIFELEQQLILLKRQLETQVKQAQQAADKAAASADAGGVTVKMKGPTPEFQTADGASTMKITGRIHYDTALYNQDGVGSGEQDVRIDPDASSGTNFRRARIGVTGKIENDWQYLLMLDSGGAPDNNAFLYEGLISYVGLRPLAINLGRHKAATGFNERISSNDISFIERSLGHTVASGPFTRPANGLSVNAHGEQWYVDTGIWYGAINDDAGDDFLFCNGRTAFAPINDKRIMLHFGTHASWMIEPQQVAAGTTVTWRDNPELRVDGTRWVSATSNTSPANGIRNDDAWSYGLEAAAKYESVWLNGEINWFGMDQISDPAEHFADNLPDLEYMGYYIQGGWIITGESKGYNMSKAAWSGVRPAEPFNLGSGGPGAWELAFRYSYVDLDDEVNTFLNDSNGTSWLVGTRGGRETNFTLGVNWYINTYIRFMFNYIHADVDRTTAGDQPGAGGLATGDSFDMLGLRAQVKW